Proteins encoded in a region of the Vibrio sp. CB1-14 genome:
- a CDS encoding ATP-binding cassette domain-containing protein gives MSSEHFSQRITFADKVYLTFSTVMSTLFALVLPFSILIIFDRVLPNQAKDTLSLLFAIILVAIYLDYLLKKQEEVITSTLMKDFESDLTNRVFKSVCLAEINRFNQLEPGQYLERISTIPEIKSFFGGETVRAAINAVVSVITIIIIGLINVGAGLTLVVASIILYVAALRISNRKIVTLEEKSEIEGLTNSKIIEIVSSPLDNKSRTMEYRLESLMTDMVKERESKNIEYENLESQFNLVLALIQQLSIACVVVLLAMSVINLAASQGVMAAIIMLTNRYFAPYQQVMRTIGRWKLNKLHIEKVSELLELEYKQQRDIAQVDSQDELLPAPVDQNIGNLIEVKLSTGQRIEFTLGRPTVIRGLSGSGKSHITRCLTRDVECEKSEIYINHKPLHDIHYHTWREAVHRVDGNSTFVEGTIIDNLTCFRPILNSAAFTICKNLGIKHEIDALTDGFYTQLTGNKNAPVSRQVQYALLIVRAMLSQKKLLVLDDIDAVFDTAFGERVVSTLIPKANQQFLIIVSNKLDSRKYGLKSIRLTGEEVAA, from the coding sequence ATGAGTAGTGAGCATTTCTCCCAACGAATCACTTTTGCCGATAAGGTGTATCTCACCTTTTCGACCGTCATGTCGACTCTGTTTGCTTTGGTCTTACCCTTTTCTATCTTGATCATCTTTGACCGTGTTTTACCCAACCAAGCCAAAGATACCCTCTCCTTACTATTCGCGATCATTCTTGTTGCTATCTATCTGGACTACTTACTCAAGAAACAAGAAGAAGTGATCACGTCGACACTGATGAAGGACTTTGAAAGCGATTTGACCAACCGTGTGTTTAAGTCTGTGTGTTTGGCTGAAATAAACAGGTTTAATCAACTCGAGCCAGGTCAGTACTTAGAGCGTATTTCTACTATTCCAGAGATTAAAAGCTTCTTCGGTGGGGAAACCGTACGAGCTGCCATCAACGCGGTAGTTAGTGTTATAACCATCATCATTATTGGCCTTATCAATGTTGGTGCGGGTCTAACGTTGGTCGTGGCTTCAATCATTCTCTATGTCGCCGCGCTGCGTATTTCCAATCGAAAGATTGTGACGCTTGAAGAGAAATCTGAAATTGAAGGTCTTACCAACTCCAAAATCATAGAGATTGTTTCAAGTCCTCTAGACAATAAAAGCCGCACTATGGAGTACCGTTTAGAGAGCCTAATGACCGATATGGTCAAAGAGCGAGAGAGTAAAAATATTGAGTACGAAAATTTAGAGTCTCAGTTTAACTTGGTACTTGCGCTGATTCAGCAACTGTCTATAGCTTGCGTTGTGGTACTGCTCGCGATGTCAGTGATTAACCTGGCAGCAAGTCAGGGTGTAATGGCGGCCATTATCATGCTAACCAACCGATACTTTGCTCCTTATCAACAAGTTATGCGTACGATTGGCCGCTGGAAGCTTAATAAACTGCACATAGAGAAAGTGTCTGAGTTATTGGAGTTGGAATACAAACAGCAACGAGATATAGCGCAAGTTGATAGTCAGGATGAGTTACTCCCCGCTCCAGTTGATCAAAATATTGGCAATCTCATAGAGGTGAAACTCTCTACAGGACAGCGAATCGAGTTCACACTAGGTAGACCAACGGTTATTCGAGGGCTCTCTGGCAGTGGCAAGAGTCACATTACTCGCTGTCTCACACGAGATGTTGAATGTGAAAAATCAGAAATCTACATTAATCACAAGCCTCTTCATGATATTCACTATCATACTTGGCGTGAAGCAGTCCATAGAGTAGATGGAAACAGTACCTTTGTTGAAGGAACCATCATCGATAACCTGACGTGTTTCAGGCCGATCTTAAACAGTGCTGCGTTTACCATTTGTAAGAACCTTGGCATCAAACATGAAATCGATGCGCTTACCGATGGTTTCTACACTCAACTTACCGGAAACAAAAACGCACCTGTTTCGAGGCAGGTTCAGTACGCTCTCTTAATAGTGCGGGCGATGCTAAGCCAAAAAAAATTACTTGTGCTGGATGATATCGACGCAGTTTTTGACACCGCTTTTGGCGAACGAGTGGTTTCAACACTAATACCCAAAGCAAACCAACAGTTCCTAATTATTGTAAGTAACAAACTCGACAGCAGAAAGTATGGCCTCAAGTCGATTCGATTAACCGGTGAAGAGGTAGCAGCATGA